A stretch of Bombina bombina isolate aBomBom1 chromosome 2, aBomBom1.pri, whole genome shotgun sequence DNA encodes these proteins:
- the FDX2 gene encoding ferredoxin-2, mitochondrial isoform X1, with product MAGALLTREVICSVTAAVLGSRCHRMITFSRISQTPAVFSHVPIGKIAPREDERIQAVRNTSTIQAENHNQTELSEDIVEVVFVDRSGSRIPVKGKIGESVLELAHRHSIELEGACESSLACSTCHVYVSPEFFSKLPEPDEREDDMLDMAPMLQENSRLGCQIILTKELNGAEFTLPKITRNFYVDGHVPKPH from the exons ATGGCTGGCGCTCTCCTCACACGAGAAGTGATCTGCTCTGTGACGGCTGCTGTGCTAGGCTCGCGGTGCCATCGGATGATTACATTCTCCAGGATATCTCAGACACCAGCAGTGTTCAGCCACGTACCTATAGGCAAGATAGCACCAAGAGAAGATGAGCGGATCCAAGCAGTGAGAAATACGT CCACAATCCAGGCAGAAAACCACAACCAAACAGAACTATCCGAAGACAT aGTGGAAGTTGTGTTTGTGGATAGATCTGGAAGTCGTATTCCAGTGAAAGGTAAAATAGGAGAGAGTGTCCTGGAACTGGCTCATAGGCATAGCATTGAGCTGGAAG GTGCCTGTGAATCGTCTCTAGCTTGTTCAACGTGCCATGTGTATGTTAGCCCCGAGTTTTTCAGTAAACTTCCAGAGCCTGATGAAAG GGAAGATGATATGTTGGACATGGCACCGATGCTTCAGGAAAACTCGAGGCTTGGATGCCAAATAATTCTCACTAAAGAACTAAATGGTGCAGAGTTTACACTTCCTAAAATAACAAGGAATTTTTACGTGGATGGACATGTGCCAAAACCCCACTGA
- the FDX2 gene encoding ferredoxin-2, mitochondrial isoform X2 gives MAGALLTREVICSVTAAVLGSRCHRMITFSRISQTPAVFSHVPIGKIAPREDERIQAVRNTSTIQAENHNQTELSEDIVEVVFVDRSGSRIPVKGACESSLACSTCHVYVSPEFFSKLPEPDEREDDMLDMAPMLQENSRLGCQIILTKELNGAEFTLPKITRNFYVDGHVPKPH, from the exons ATGGCTGGCGCTCTCCTCACACGAGAAGTGATCTGCTCTGTGACGGCTGCTGTGCTAGGCTCGCGGTGCCATCGGATGATTACATTCTCCAGGATATCTCAGACACCAGCAGTGTTCAGCCACGTACCTATAGGCAAGATAGCACCAAGAGAAGATGAGCGGATCCAAGCAGTGAGAAATACGT CCACAATCCAGGCAGAAAACCACAACCAAACAGAACTATCCGAAGACAT aGTGGAAGTTGTGTTTGTGGATAGATCTGGAAGTCGTATTCCAGTGAAAG GTGCCTGTGAATCGTCTCTAGCTTGTTCAACGTGCCATGTGTATGTTAGCCCCGAGTTTTTCAGTAAACTTCCAGAGCCTGATGAAAG GGAAGATGATATGTTGGACATGGCACCGATGCTTCAGGAAAACTCGAGGCTTGGATGCCAAATAATTCTCACTAAAGAACTAAATGGTGCAGAGTTTACACTTCCTAAAATAACAAGGAATTTTTACGTGGATGGACATGTGCCAAAACCCCACTGA